The genomic stretch TGTGGGCAAAAGAGGACTAAAATGAGCTGAACACAGTTTAACACATAAGTGAGTATCATGTTTAGTTTGGATCTTAGAAATGAATTAgtactcttttattatttaatatttttaatttagtatggtgtaaaaaaatattttaatatggtgTACTGTGAGCCTCACCCACAGCCACAGAGAAGGCTTGAACTATTGAATTTCAAGCAAGCCCTAAGATTTTCTAGCAATACTCAAACTGTATACtgaattttaagaataataattatagtatttaCCTTGATGTGTATGCTTGTGACGCATAAGGATCTGCCGGCGGTTGTTCATACGGCTGATACCCCGTATGTCTGGAATTACACATGGGAATAAAGAAAAGATCTggaaaatactattattttttgtctATCCCAAATAGCATCAGTGGAGTTTATAGCGTCATATTTGTATCAGACGGCACATTCCTATCAAGAACTTGGATcatcatattaataattatatattgaaGTACAGTCCGATTCAAATATTAAGTCTTCGTTAGATTTGAGTGTAATTTTGGTAATCAACTCTACACTTTGGCTGGTAGGCTGATACAAAATATTGAATTCTGTGCGTCGAAACGCAAAGAGAAGTCATAAGTTTGAATTGGACTGAACATATTGAGTAAAATCATGTTTTATGGTGTATACACATGTATACTTACGAAGGTGGCCCATAACCATTGGCTGGCGGAGCATTGTGCACAGGTGGTTGATAGCTTGCTGGCCGTCCGCCCCTTGGTCCCTCGAATCTAGTGaaaggcaattgtatattaGACTTAAAAACCCTCAACTCAAATTAACATCTATGAAAATTCTTTTGAAGATATTACAATGTCCTTTAAGTACAAACTAAAAAGAAATTCATGCAGTGGTAATAAATAGAGCTGGCTGATGATGACTAAAATTAGTCAATAAGCTGTACCTTCCACGTTTGGGTGGCCCTCCAGGGCCACTATGTGGACCACCACCTCTCTTAAATGGCGCCCCTTGCGGGCCTGGCGGCGGTCCCGCTTGATGTGGTGCAGGCGCTGGCCGTGGGGGCGCATTTGGCCCAATGATGGGAGCTGGGGGCCCGAGAGGTCCAGGTGGGCCACCCGTCTGTGGTCCTCCGCCTCTGCCACCTCGTCCTGACAAGTagtaataatatagtttatgtctttcatcaaaattgcacatatCATGAATTGAGGTACTggctatcctagctagattttatctgtgttaaggataattataatataaaataaataataactattatagaTCTCAGCCAAATGTGATAGATATGAAATGCAGTAatggccgttttcactaaaaacACAAACAAGGCAATGCACTGAGTTCATGAGGTAATTGGTtaaaaaatgatatacaattacccttaaatgaactACTAATTTAATGCAGGCTAGTAAATTtcactacaattttatttttacttctagtattagtatttttatgttcattaattaaattttgaaatgtgTTGATTATGCaccattataattttaaattcatctcTTAAGACTCTCTTTGgctcattttatatattgcattaACAGCCctcctctgtagtacaaaaataaaatcaatatcagcagccaTAACCATAATAATATGCTGGGaaactaactaaaataaataattagatttaggCAATGCCTAGGTTCAGTTACAATGGGTATAAGTGTTTTATCAATAGCAGAATGAACATAAATTTACATCGCTCAATAGATTTGAGTGGAGCCGGCTATCTAACTTTTAAAGACAGTTGCTAACCAGTGGTGACCAgttattcatacaaattttgtttGAGCATTAGGTAGTATAATATTGTGATAATTATTCTATccataaatatgtaaatattaaacataacgaGGAATTGAAAGTggcaatttgaaaaattattgaattaggCAGCTTTAAGTGATATAGCCTTCGGGAATCAGAAATGTGAAATTGAACACAACATATATATGCCCAATACTATTACCTCTCATTGGCATGCCACCGCGGCCTCCCCTATCATTTCGGGGCCCAAAATCTCCTCTACCTCGGCCACCTCTTCCTCTCATGCCACCAGGACCACCTCTGTTATTGTTGAATCCTCCTCCTAAACATAAATAgacttaaatacaataattattgcaacataatattcttaatattatgttgcaataattattgtatgtaattaccagaaaatgtaaatgtaatattgGAATATTCTAAATTGACTGAAAAGGCCAGTGATATACATTATCAATatggaaataatttataaataaataaatttgtaagtaATTACTTTGTGGAGGACCTCGAGACTCAATTGTAGGTACAGGATGAGGGCCCGGCCCTTGAGGGCCCGGGGGAAATCTCCCGCCTCTATCGGCCCCGCCGCCGCGCATCGGTCCTCCCCGAAAGCCACGTGGGCCCCCGCGGGGTGGCCCGCCCCCCCTGGGAGGCAGGCCTCCGCCGCCGCGGCCTCGCATACCAGGCCCACCACCTCtgttaccaaaataaaaaaaacatgttagtATAAAGTCAATGGTGCTGATTGAATTAACCTATAAATTggctaattaaaaattttcatgaGCTCTGGGACCAAAAATCATATTGATAGGTCCTAGATAACTATTATCTATATCTAATCTAGATTCACCTGCCACGCATCTCAAATCCTCCTCGGCCGCGAGGGCCGCCGCGTCCTCCTCCTCGGAATCCACGATTTGGGCCATCCataatgaaaatgttttatgtACTGTAATAGTGTAccataaatgaaattaatttatcatttagttaattttatgttaCTGTAACtgctttacatttaaaattatatctttggAGGTTATCTGCCTAACGCTCAAAATTCGCCAAACAAAATGGTGGCATGAAGGCGGGAGCCGGCAGTACTAATCATTAATCTGTGGCAGGCGTCACTCGCTTTCTCATCGGCGTCACCAAAgagtatatactatatacaccTATTATATAGGTGGGCGTTATAAcacaaaacatataatataacacaatatatttttttaacagcgTACCTGTACCTGTTACCAAAGTACGCttacaatgattagtccaaaagcccaccaacagtcagattaacgtcgaaccgagccgaggtccgagtcctcgcaggaggcaccctcgggtcgacatCTCCCACCTATCCCCCCGATGTCCTCGAGCCCCAGGATCtattctcatggcgagctctcaggctcgccccactcccccgtagacgccgtagcaacccaagtggttatcggcaagtgtccatccgaaaaagaaaaagaacagCGTACCTAACACATTATTGAAAATGCTACCATGCTGTTATGATATAAATGATTTTCTGTGgttatagtttaattattttctgtggttatgttataattattttagtggAAATTTTGGATAGCGCAACACTTCGTAGGTAACgtcatttaatttttcataaccTAATCAATTACTACCTATAAACTATCTATAAAcgtataagtattatttattacatctcATATTGGCTACTGCTACGGGATACTACAGTACCTCTTTCATCTGagatatattaatatgttactaattTGTAAGCACActttattttagcaattaaatttttttttgctgttttgatttacaaatttttaaatgtgATCTAATCtgagaggaaaaaaaaaactgaattgaaCTCAAATACAATTTCTATCGTGAAACAAACCAAGTGGAATTACGTGAATATTCATCACCAAGAATCTTAACTGGTGATAATTATTATGGATAACCAAGCCAAAGTTTTACAGTATCTCATTTCAGTAGAAAAACTGgccgaagaaattataaatgataaacGTGATATAATACTTCTAGACAAGAGAAGAAATCAGAATCGTGAAGCACTCAGAGATATTAGTAAAGCCTGCCAAACAAATTGTTGGGTGACAGTTGGATCTGTTCTTCTAAAACATAAATTGACAGATACAATATCACTACTAGAAGCTGATCAAAAACAACTAAACATTGACATAAATAAGCTACGGAGTAATTTGAAAGTAAAAGTTAATGATTTAAGAGATTTAGAAATGTTACCCCCAGTGTCTGGTTCACTGCTAGTCCCTTTAACTAATAAAGAATCTGAAGGTATGTCTAGCGCTGGCCTTTTTGCATCCTAAACATAAACTAAAATGAACTTTAGCTTCTTTTAACAGTATTTATGTCTGCTAAACCTGTAGTAGAACAAAGACATTATCACCACTACATGTGATATGATAAACAGTGTTTGATTAATAACAGCAGTATCAGCAACTTGAAGAGGAACATTCTCTTTGTGTTGCTTATACTAGtggatattttataattactactatccttatttattatatatatattcctagCTTAACTATTTTCTCTAACAATAACTGATTTTATGaagtgttttttatattacattagtATCATCTATTATATTCCCAAGGGTGGTAGACTAAAGCAGGTAcctagacaaaaaaaaatgccataTGTCACTGCTGCATTAGCTAATTAAGTAGTCTCATTGGTTATCGTGTCTCAGGAGGGCACCATCAAGAGcaccaaaataacatttgtttgcATAGCTCAGCTATTAAAACCTGCAtgtctttataataaataaataaaaaatatgcttgTTTTATTGTATTGGTCACAAGTACACATTCAGTTCCTGCCTGTGTTAAGTTTTCTCTACAAAATTGCCCCTGACTGTAATcacatctggtggtaagtgatgatgcagtccaataAAATGGTACTACTAGCCCCTAAgtgtaagttataatattacCCCATGGCACTAGTACACCGATGTTTTACAAACCCTATACCCCTCTAAAAGTAGCAACCACACAGGGATTGAACCTAGTCCCCAGGACCTACACACTGCCCTCGGTCATCAAAACTGATCACTGGGGGATTAGTGCCCCATTCACTAGTATTGTAGGACACTCAATTGAGGATTGCTTCTCAAAGTCAACCTTAGTTTGAAGAAAATATCATTGGGTCTGCACAATTAAGGTTTCTTTAAGTCAAGGTAGGTAGtactctttttaaaattatgattttaagATATGTATGATGGGCTTGGGTTGAGCAATAACTTCAAGGGCAGAGTTTGAGAGGGAAATTAAAGACTTTATAGTATGaactagtttttattatatctaagCAGTTGCCTCCGGCAATGTTGTTATAATGTCAGAGTCTCCAGGGTCAGTAATGGCTAATGTGCACACTCTGTAGTACTTTCCGCAGGCAGTACCTAATTCAATGTTGTTTCCACTGTAATGGTGAACACCAGTCTTGGCCAATAGAGCATAGTACTCAATTTCGGATTTCCTGgaacaaaataatcaaattaaatcaCAAATACATCTAGCTTAAACTTGACCACAATATCCTTATATTGATCCatactgtttattttatatcaatacaATAATGGGTCCATAAGACATTTTTCTTGTCTCATTCACTGGGCCTTATGTGCTCAAGACAAAAAGTCCACatacaaaattcattacttattttacctaaatagtaaataatgaacagtaaatttatgaaaaaatcttTAGGTACTAGGAATATTTCTAGTTTTTAAATCAATTGTTTCATTTAAGGTcaacaataattgttttttattttttaacaatcaataattacaataaaacaaatttaaataagtgaTAAATCTCACCTGCCAAACAAAAGCAAATGGATTCAGACTACTCCATAGGGTTcccaaaaaatatagaaattcagtaaaatctttatttagctAGACTGgcatgaaaatgaaaataaataatatattttacagtaATGTTTCAAAGTCTATAATTTTACTGAATTAAATTATGGGAATCCATACTTCTTAGTCCGAAGACTCCATATGCTTCCCATTGACAAATAATACCGGGAACTCTACTTCTTAGTAGTCTCACCTTAGTGGAGGTGCATTTTTGGCAATAATGACCAACTTCGCCTTGCCCTGACGTAGAGTTTTCAGCGTCTGCTTGTAACCAAGACAGTATTTCCCAGATTTCATAACCAGAGCCAATCTGGAGTTTATAGACTCGATAGTCTTTTTCTGTAAAATTAAGATGCAGAGTGAGCAATATGTCTAGATTAAACAAGCATACCTTTAGTTCATGGATTTCATAATATTGTTTTGTACAATATTATGAAATCCATGAACGTTAAATAATAATCGCAACACTTACAATACTAGCTAATGAAATGTGATACTTTTGACTGGCCAATATATCTTTTGATTTAAGTAGTGCCTTGTAGTGTGTATCAGTGAATCATAAAAATGTTTGCTGATGGTTCATTAACTGCAAATTTGTGTAACACAATATGTTTAGTTCTAGATCACCAATAATGACTATCATAGTTTATGCTGAaggttaataaatacaaaatacagtCAATCATCAGCAACTGGTATTAGTACTGGTCAAGTCTTCGATAACAGTTATCTTAGACTTAAAAGACTCTACCAGAGACTAGCTTCAAACATTCACCACTGTTCTCAATTAATAACCTCAAATGTATGTTACATCCTCAACCCCGCAAATTCAAGAAAAAGCGAGCCTATCGAGTAACACATAATGTAGGACTTTTAAAATAAGGAGATCATTTAAatggatatttaataaataatcatgcCAAACGTCCATAAAACACTCAACAAAAAAACACGTGCTTGCTTACCTGTTTCTTTGCGGCAACCATTGTGACAATTGGAAACAGAGATTACCCTGAATTACTGAAACCATAAAGAGaccatattttgttaaaatttaagtcttgtcttagtaaaataatataatttttaagttttgtgtgACTAACCTCCGCAGACGCAAGCAAATCggattgaaagaaagaaagtggCTGTGTGGCTGTGCCTTGCTACATGTAAATACCAAAGAGAATAAAACGCTGTTTTATTATCTTTGGTATTTACAAGTAGCAACTTATTTTGGtgttttatagtttatatactctttgaccacaatatattattatatttaatatttttatattttagtgtttatttttcttaaagaaTAATTGATCCTCATCTTCAGCTCCTATAATAGAGAATCAATTCCAAAAACATTCTAATAGGTGcatataaactaataatataacctAATCAAAAAACATTCTTACTCTGTCaaatcatctgtgtatatgaaaaagtgtcgtcaaaatgtattaaattaggatggcacCACATTAGCATccaggtaactcttaaaagaagcgccaaaccaaatattgttagagtaggcttgaaaaataaacaaggaagtaaggttatatttaccacaatattttgtacaacgtaagttgttgaaattctcaataattaactactttagtcgataatgacattaaattttttaactctgcatacttcaattcatctacgattgctacattcataccataccctgtgcatccaccagcgccattgtggaggatttttgaactgttatttagcgcatacaactggacactttttcaacttttctcccatataagatgactctccttacctctaccctccataggtaaAATGTATAACTTTTTGCCTTAGGGTAAAAGCATGCCGAAGATGCCTCACCGCGATTCATCTCGCTACCTCGATGTCACCTCCACTCCACTCCACAAAGTATGCAAACAGACAACCACGTATATTTCGGAGGATATCTCACTAAGATACATCGCGTGTCACTTCGATGTTTACCTAGTAGTCTACgttaaaacaaaatagtttatttttaaatcgcggtctaatatgttttttctttctgcctgtttgtagtgagtcaatacaaataaattaacataccaAATTTGAAGTACACAAAAACTTTGTCTTTTACGCGAAGTTATTAGGGCATgcagtttaaattaaaagttatcgACGATCATATTACGCTAAATAGTGCTGGGAACAGCGGCGCGAAGGGTGATAGGGCAGTGTATGCCGTAGGAcgatataaaaaactttttcacaAGAAATCACAATCACAACACAGTCACGGGCATCCCCTAGTGaagaataaagaaagttttattcattaaataaatactacaaacCATATAAACTATTCATTAATTAGTAACATATAGGTAATACATCGTCTattgtttttcttaattatgttcCTATTTCTTACAATAACTTTCAAATTGCCTATTAAGAACATTACATTGATGAAAATATAGTGACTATATTTTAACCTGACACTTACATGTTTAAACTACGGCACTGTAATTGTCATCAATTGCGTCATTCTTTAAGTAAAACTAAATGAACTCGTCTCAAAATGATTTGAAcatatgttacagtaaatttataaagtgggtaaataattaaactttaataactataaattcatatttgccagatgaCAACATTCATGTCCCAATAaccacattttacattttaaaagttgatagaataataattttagaatttttcaaatcgtacATTTCATTCGAAAGATATAACgaatttaaaaagttacagatacagaaaatattaaaacaggcggacacataatatataaagttaaagagtttgtttgtttacttgaacgcgaggATCTCAATTACAAAGTTGTTCCCtggttgttcccctttaaaagttctaaaaagaaGTCTGCATactatgtctatcttttaaggttgaaaTATACGCGAACGTTGTCGCGAGTGACCGCTATTTGTTATATGTTGCAGGTTCACCTATTTAccggttcttttttttttattcctctacaaattagcccttgactgcaatctcgcctggtggacagtggtaagtgatggtgcagtctaagatggtagcgagtgtacctgttagggagtatggcattCATATCCCCAATAGGTTTCTATGCGTcttttgtcggtagagtggtacctaactagccacggccaaagctttccaccagaccagaacagagaaaagtcataaattataaatttccaaattgcccctgccaggaatcgaacccgggaccttctagTTAAATTCACTCTTTATTAATTCTGTTTGCAGCTCCAAAACTAAGTGGCAAACTGAATGGGGGTTTAGTAATAAATTTGTTGTCTGTTTGTTACTCTGTGGTCTCACGGCTCACCAACGAGtgaaatatttagtttaattaagttTGATGAtagaatacctttttttttataattttagcacTGAACTAaaatctcgcctggtggtaagtgttgatgcacaGATGCATAGTAGACTAACCAGTTAATGTTctagaagttatattaaaaccatgcCTCTTATCGGTATCTACACAGTATCGTACCGcaacgcaaaatcgcttgacGTCTTATTGTCATGATGGTAACTAGACAAGACAGACAAAATGAATGATGCCACTTCAACCTTGTTCCCGATCTTcaagattattttaaagaaactttGGTCTGATATGTGTTATTCCGCTTCTTTTGGGTCACTCGTTTTTTTCATCTACTGATGAAATTAGTGCTAATTATTATATCTTACTCGCTTCAAGCTACGAGTTAACGAATTTTAAAAATCGCGATGGTTGCAGTTCGCAGTAGCGTCTTATACTAATTAGCAAATTTTCAGCAttgatgaatgttatttttACCGAACACCTTATTCATAATTAGAACCCTAAATTAGTGAAGTATCAAAGTTATACGTTCGACCTTCTTTCTTAGCATTAGTTTCTACTATTTTTTGTCAGGCTATACCTCTTTGACGTAAAATAAGGCCATTCTACTTGTCAGTTGCTTGACACATGACACATGttaatttttagtttggttGTGACGTAAACAAGTTAAGCTggttgaaaattcaaaaatttcttagtagtttattacttaattgcggtttatgtagtttagtttactGTTTTTAGTTGTTTTCATTAGTAGATTTAAAATGTCATCTAGTTCTACAAAGAAAGCGAAACATACAGAACTGTCGTTCTTAGGAAAGTCCTACCTCATCGCATATAACGGTGTTCAAACATTGGGGTGAGTATCTTTATTTATGATCATAATCAATTAATAGTATTACGTAGTTTTAATAATtcactttaataattaataattataatatatttataaattacaaatacatCATAGGTTACCTATCTATGTACTTTAtcaatttccttttttttttttttttttaattaaaataataattataagcttTTAGCAGGCATCCTAGGAATTAGAACAAGCCAAATTTTCTTTTCTCTAGGTTGTTCAGTGGGCTTGGATAAATAACCAGGCTCCATGTTGTGCAAGTCTCAATTTGTGGAAGAAAGAAatcaaattttgaattaaatcagGAATAATATAAGCACTGCTAGAACTTCCAAGTATATCTGTAGTAACTCTATCACCAGCCCGGAACAGAGATTCTTGCatgaagctggcaagaaactcagcagatgctcttttacaacattattctacaatattttttctggcttgtttcttttttatggTTTCTTGTATTTCAATAAGAAAGATGTAGGATGATGTAAATAGACTAATAttctattttacaaaattaattatgaagTTGAGTGTCaaatgattttatttgatttgtctCCTTTGTAAAAGATAAACCCCATTGATCTTTATCTGTTTTGATTGTTCTTAGCATAACcctgattttataaaaatttaagcaaGGGATACACAGAGTTTTAGTGGTTTCAAAACCTACAAAATTACTCTATTTCACTCAATGGAGTGGTATGTGCCAGGGCttttgtaggtaaaaaaaagattttttgttttaaaaattcattgcTGTTCTTTCTAATCAATGCCTACTCATTCTAAAATTTGAGTTTTATGTCTGATATATGGGAGTTGTAcctatttcttttataatttttttcattatttaaatataacaacaatTTACCACTCTCTAAATATGTTTCTACATGATCCACAGGGGTAACTACGCCCACTGCTCTAGTCTGTTTATCCAGTTTAATGGCAGTTTATTCAAATGCAACCCCATTTAGTGGGCTACATGTTAGATTTTAGCAAACTGACATAAATCCACGTTTCGCGTTTTTTGAATTGTCGAAAAAAAAGCCTACAGCACATTCTTAATAGGCTCTTTTATTTGCTCTGAAGCTTATGTAATAAAGCAAATCTGGGTCTGTAAAAAATGTGGAAAACTTTTCCACATTTAGGTTCTTTTCTGTCTACGGTTTTCTGCGTGCGGATCTGTTCCGCTTACGTGTAATGGTGCGCCTGTAGTAATCTGCGTCCCCCCTACGAGTGCAAACCGTGTGATAGGAAAGCGTATATGAAATGATAGGTTACGGGCGCGGGTTGCACGCACCTGGTCGGCAGGCGGATAGAAATCCGCATGAGCAGAAAATGGCCCTTAAGCGTGCGGAAATACTCATATACGTAAACTGCTCTTAAGGAAAGTCGCGATCGCGCATTATTTCAATTTTGATCTCCTAAACTATGCGTCAAAACAAGATACTATAAACGGCAAAGCTTATCTTCATAACACAACACGTTGATTAAAAAAAGATGCCcaatgtgaattaaaaaataaatggtttagACTTTGCAAATAGAGTCCCTTATGATACTGTAGTACTGTGGACTACCAACATcggttttattatttagattctGACATTTTGacctttatttgcaaaaaaaaaaaaaaaactctgaagTGGCTTTATTTTTCCTGTAATATTTATTCCTGTATCCTTTATAAACGGATTGAACAAACTGTATGAAGTAAATAGATACACGTTTGAAATGCGATTAATTGTTTAGTTGAtatttaaagtacctacctacaaaacatacaaatataaacagtAAGATATTTTTGAGAAACAATAACAAACTATGCACACAATGCAGTTATAATATGGTTGATAACATATTTATCAACATGGATGCAATTTGTACAGATGCCTACTAAAATTAACTCAAAGTGAAAGTTGGTTTAGCTGCCGTCACTTCGGTGGGTAACATGGTTGAGTTAAACATTGAAAGTTGACCACGCCTAGTGAAAACAGTCATTAAAACTGTGACTATCTACATTCTTCACGAATATTTTAACTCGCACGATGACCGTCTGTGGGCACATCATGGAACTTCATAATCGGTTAGGTTAGGTGTTCCCCGCGATTGTACCCCGTTTCCTAAAGATTGAAACATAATGTTATGTTTTGGCCACATGGATATCTTACTGATAGACGTTGACCCATCCCAtacttttaattgtttaatatctGTTAAATTATGCGACCAAATAACATACTAAGCTTAATATCATGCATGAGTTTCCTtagataataaaaagttttttttgtaacttcgTCTTCGTTCGCGTAACAGCAtctaataagttttttttgtcatcctCTTTTCTACAGAATGGTGATCCACGACCACGGATATTCCGCCTGCGTTATTGCTTCGTACTGGCTTAGCGTTTTATccaacttatttatatttgatcGGCTGCTGAGACGTCGTCGTAGTCGTATGTTAAGTAGGTAGCGTATAATCtgcatcaaaaacaaaaaataattatcaaaccTGACTCGTTTGAGCTTAGTGAGTTGTGAGagaaaaagaagtaaaataataaaaaaaatcttttttttctttagctttattaattaaatattgatattttttttatatattttgacgtGTACTTTTTCTTTTACGTATTATATTGTATTGACGTAAAACGTGCCCgcgaatattaatttaaacaacactaagcaagttttttttataatagattcgcttttattatcacacatacCGATCGACATAAGCGGCTTAATACTCGTATGTGTAATCTGTATAAGTTCGCTAAGCAAGGAA from Pararge aegeria chromosome 4, ilParAegt1.1, whole genome shotgun sequence encodes the following:
- the LOC120623442 gene encoding collagen alpha-1(III) chain-like isoform X2, which produces MDGPNRGFRGGGRGGPRGRGGFEMRGRGGGPGMRGRGGGGLPPRGGGPPRGGPRGFRGGPMRGGGADRGGRFPPGPQGPGPHPVPTIESRGGGFNNNRGGPGGMRGRGGRGRGDFGPRNDRGGRGGMPMRGRGGRGGGPQTGGPPGPLGPPAPIIGPNAPPRPAPAPHQAGPPPGPQGAPFKRGGGPHSGPGGPPKRGRFEGPRGGRPASYQPPVHNAPPANGYGPPSHTGYQPYEQPPADPYASQAYTSSSYQGNYSQAPAPTTNYNTSSGYAANYGYSSGGQGYENESYGNGAGDAGYGAGEPAYGAAPAYDTYSQPAYNSYQQPQAQYNNYGSW
- the LOC120623442 gene encoding collagen alpha-1(III) chain-like isoform X1 codes for the protein MDGPNRGFRGGGRGGPRGRGGFEMRGRGGGPGMRGRGGGGLPPRGGGPPRGGPRGFRGGPMRGGGADRGGRFPPGPQGPGPHPVPTIESRGPPQRGGFNNNRGGPGGMRGRGGRGRGDFGPRNDRGGRGGMPMRGRGGRGGGPQTGGPPGPLGPPAPIIGPNAPPRPAPAPHQAGPPPGPQGAPFKRGGGPHSGPGGPPKRGRFEGPRGGRPASYQPPVHNAPPANGYGPPSHTGYQPYEQPPADPYASQAYTSSSYQGNYSQAPAPTTNYNTSSGYAANYGYSSGGQGYENESYGNGAGDAGYGAGEPAYGAAPAYDTYSQPAYNSYQQPQAQYNNYGSW
- the LOC120623444 gene encoding 60S ribosomal protein L30, coding for MVAAKKQKKTIESINSRLALVMKSGKYCLGYKQTLKTLRQGKAKLVIIAKNAPPLRKSEIEYYALLAKTGVHHYSGNNIELGTACGKYYRVCTLAITDPGDSDIITTLPEATA
- the LOC120623515 gene encoding p53 and DNA damage-regulated protein 1, which translates into the protein MDNQAKVLQYLISVEKLAEEIINDKRDIILLDKRRNQNREALRDISKACQTNCWVTVGSVLLKHKLTDTISLLEADQKQLNIDINKLRSNLKVKVNDLRDLEMLPPVSGSLLVPLTNKESEVFMSAKPVVEQRHYHHYM